A part of Flavobacteriaceae bacterium GSB9 genomic DNA contains:
- a CDS encoding prohibitin family protein, producing MEKLPKVALPLIIGAIVLVIILTKSAVTIESGEAGVLFKTFGEGVVVDEPAMGEGFHIVAPWNKVFIYEVRQQEILEKMNVLSSNGLDIKLEASVWFQPDFSNLGRLHQEKSEMYKERVLLPAIRSAARSVVGRYTPEQLYSSKRDAIQQEIFEETKKIVESQFVQLNEVLVRDVTLPPTIKDAIERKLKQEQESLEYEFRLVTAAKEAEKVRIEAQGKADANRILSASLTDKILQDKGIDATIKLSESNNSKVVVIGSGDSGMPIILGNQ from the coding sequence ATGGAAAAATTACCAAAAGTAGCGTTGCCCCTTATAATAGGAGCAATTGTATTAGTGATCATATTAACAAAATCTGCTGTAACCATTGAATCTGGTGAAGCTGGTGTTTTATTTAAAACCTTTGGAGAAGGTGTTGTGGTTGATGAGCCAGCAATGGGAGAGGGGTTTCATATTGTAGCGCCTTGGAACAAAGTATTTATTTACGAAGTTCGCCAACAAGAGATTCTTGAAAAAATGAATGTTTTATCATCAAACGGATTGGATATTAAACTAGAAGCATCAGTTTGGTTTCAACCAGATTTTAGTAATTTAGGAAGGTTACATCAAGAGAAAAGTGAAATGTATAAAGAGCGTGTTTTGCTTCCTGCTATCCGTTCTGCTGCAAGAAGCGTGGTAGGGCGCTATACTCCAGAACAATTATACTCCAGCAAACGAGATGCTATTCAACAAGAAATTTTTGAAGAAACTAAAAAAATAGTTGAAAGTCAATTTGTTCAATTAAACGAAGTTTTGGTACGTGACGTAACTTTGCCTCCTACTATTAAGGATGCTATTGAGCGTAAATTAAAGCAAGAACAAGAATCGCTTGAGTATGAATTCAGATTGGTTACCGCGGCTAAGGAGGCAGAAAAAGTGCGTATTGAAGCGCAAGGTAAAGCAGATGCTAATAGAATTTTAAGTGCCTCATTGACCGATAAGATTCTTCAGGATAAAGGTATTGATGCTACAATTAAATTATCTGAATCAAATAACAGTAAGGTAGTTGTAATTGGTTCTGGTGATAGTGGTATGCCCATTATTTTAGGAAATCAATAA
- the hisG gene encoding ATP phosphoribosyltransferase gives MSKLRIAVQKSGRLNEDSMQILKDVGIYIDNGKDQLKASAKGFPVEVFYLRNGDIPQYLKDGVVDVAIIGENVLVEKGEGINVVEKLGFSGCRVCVAVPKSAKYKGIKDLEGKRIATSYPNTVQMYLDKNNVNANLHIINGSVEIAPNIGLADAIVDIVSSGSTLFKNNLKEVETILKSEAVLAVSPVLSKEKQAILDKIQFRIKSVLKGRNSKYVLLNAPNDKVQDIINVLPGMKSPTVLPLAEEGWSSIHSVINKNEFWDVIDDLKAKGAQGILVCPIEKMVL, from the coding sequence ATGAGTAAATTAAGAATTGCAGTGCAGAAATCGGGACGTTTAAACGAAGACTCGATGCAGATTTTAAAAGACGTTGGTATTTATATCGATAACGGTAAAGACCAACTTAAAGCCTCGGCTAAGGGGTTTCCAGTAGAGGTGTTTTATTTAAGAAATGGCGATATCCCACAGTATTTAAAAGATGGCGTGGTTGATGTTGCTATTATTGGAGAGAATGTTTTAGTTGAAAAAGGTGAGGGCATAAACGTAGTTGAAAAACTGGGATTTTCTGGTTGCCGTGTATGTGTTGCCGTGCCAAAATCCGCTAAGTATAAAGGTATTAAAGATTTGGAAGGTAAGCGCATAGCGACATCTTACCCAAACACGGTACAGATGTATTTAGATAAAAATAACGTAAATGCCAATTTACATATCATCAACGGTTCTGTTGAAATCGCCCCTAATATTGGGCTGGCAGACGCTATTGTTGATATTGTTTCTAGCGGAAGCACCTTGTTTAAAAACAATTTGAAGGAGGTAGAAACCATTTTAAAATCTGAAGCCGTACTAGCAGTTTCTCCCGTTTTAAGCAAAGAAAAACAAGCTATTTTAGATAAAATCCAGTTTAGGATAAAATCTGTTCTAAAAGGACGAAATTCTAAATATGTTTTGCTCAACGCGCCAAACGATAAGGTTCAGGACATAATAAACGTTTTGCCAGGAATGAAAAGCCCAACAGTGTTGCCATTGGCAGAAGAAGGTTGGAGCTCTATACATTCCGTTATCAATAAAAATGAATTTTGGGATGTTATTGACGACCTAAAAGCAAAAGGTGCCCAAGGTATTTTGGTGTGCCCTATCGAAAAAATGGTACTGTAA
- the hisD gene encoding histidinol dehydrogenase: MQIIDNPNREDWLDTLKRPTQTIDDIEGAVNEVFQDVRQNGDDAIKTYTERFDGVSLLTNLVLEEEIQKAIQEVPNNLKKAIKQAKANIEAFHKAQKTVRVEIETAKGVLCWQEKRPIQKVGLYIPGGTAPLFSTVLMLAVPAQIAGCKEIVLCSPPNRKGELAPEILFAANLCGVTKIIKVGGIQAIAGLTFGTETIPQVYKIFGPGNQFVTVAKQLATKFGVAIDMPAGPSELLVVADETANASYVASDLLSQAEHGADSQVILVSTSKALINEVSKEVEKQLNVLPRKAIAEKAISNSKLIFVENEETALQMINEYGPEHFIICCKNEDLYINGISNAGSVFIGDYTPESAGDYASGTNHTLPTNGFSKAYSGVNLDSFQKSMTFQKITKEGILNIGGTIELMAAAEGLQAHKNAVSIRLKDLK, from the coding sequence ATGCAAATAATTGATAACCCAAATAGAGAAGATTGGCTAGATACCCTTAAACGTCCAACCCAAACCATAGATGATATTGAAGGAGCTGTAAATGAGGTTTTTCAAGATGTTCGTCAAAATGGGGACGATGCCATAAAAACATATACCGAGCGGTTTGATGGGGTTTCTTTACTAACCAATTTAGTGTTAGAAGAGGAAATTCAAAAGGCTATTCAGGAAGTCCCAAATAACCTTAAAAAAGCTATTAAACAGGCAAAAGCCAATATTGAAGCATTTCACAAAGCTCAAAAAACTGTGCGAGTGGAAATTGAAACGGCAAAAGGGGTTTTGTGCTGGCAGGAAAAACGTCCAATCCAAAAAGTTGGTCTATATATTCCAGGAGGAACTGCGCCTTTGTTTTCAACCGTTTTAATGTTGGCCGTTCCTGCTCAAATTGCGGGATGTAAAGAAATTGTATTGTGTTCACCTCCAAATAGAAAAGGTGAATTAGCGCCCGAAATTTTATTCGCAGCTAATCTGTGTGGGGTTACTAAAATCATAAAGGTTGGAGGTATTCAGGCCATAGCAGGGTTGACCTTTGGTACTGAAACCATACCACAGGTATACAAAATTTTTGGCCCTGGCAATCAGTTTGTTACCGTAGCAAAACAATTAGCAACCAAGTTCGGTGTTGCTATAGATATGCCTGCGGGACCAAGTGAACTATTGGTTGTAGCCGATGAAACGGCCAATGCATCTTATGTTGCATCCGATTTGTTGAGCCAAGCCGAGCATGGCGCTGATAGCCAAGTGATTTTAGTATCGACATCAAAAGCCTTAATCAACGAGGTTTCAAAAGAGGTTGAAAAGCAGTTAAATGTACTTCCGCGTAAAGCGATTGCCGAAAAAGCGATTTCCAATTCAAAATTAATTTTTGTTGAAAATGAAGAAACGGCACTCCAAATGATCAATGAATACGGACCCGAACATTTTATTATCTGTTGTAAAAATGAAGATTTGTACATCAACGGAATCAGCAATGCAGGATCTGTGTTTATTGGTGATTACACTCCGGAAAGTGCTGGAGATTACGCATCAGGCACCAACCATACATTGCCAACAAACGGGTTTAGCAAGGCTTACTCTGGAGTGAATTTAGATAGTTTTCAAAAGAGCATGACCTTTCAAAAAATAACTAAAGAAGGTATCTTAAATATAGGTGGGACCATAGAATTGATGGCGGCTGCTGAAGGATTACAGGCGCATAAAAATGCAGTAAGCATCAGGTTAAAGGACTTAAAGTAA
- the hisC gene encoding histidinol-phosphate transaminase, whose amino-acid sequence MNIQDLIRPNIKALKPYSSARDEFQGNTHQMVFLDANENPFESGVNRYPDPLQRSVKSLLAESKKISVQNILLGNGSDEVLDLIFRVFCEPNQDNIITLPPTYGMYGVLANINAVGVKEVQLDACFQPKVDAILNTVDAHSKVLFLCSPNNPTGNSFESASIEKIIKSFKGIVVIDEAYIDFSNEESWSSRLSEFPNLIVTQTLSKAYGMAGIRLGICYASEEIISVLNRIKPPYNVNELTQLRAIERLSRPNDVKAEVEHILKERGNLILALKSIAFVSKIYPSDANFVLVKVDDATKRYSQLIEKGIVIRNRTTQPGCENCLRLTIGTTEENKKLIKTLKEI is encoded by the coding sequence ATGAATATTCAAGACTTAATAAGGCCCAATATAAAAGCGCTAAAACCGTATTCTTCAGCAAGAGATGAGTTTCAGGGCAATACCCATCAAATGGTCTTTTTAGATGCTAACGAAAACCCATTTGAAAGTGGCGTTAACCGTTACCCCGATCCATTGCAGCGTTCAGTAAAATCTTTGCTGGCAGAAAGCAAGAAAATTAGCGTACAAAACATTCTGTTGGGAAATGGTAGTGACGAAGTTCTGGATTTAATTTTTAGGGTGTTTTGTGAGCCCAATCAAGATAACATTATTACCTTGCCACCTACATATGGTATGTACGGTGTGTTGGCCAATATAAATGCGGTAGGAGTTAAAGAAGTGCAACTTGATGCTTGTTTTCAGCCAAAAGTTGATGCCATTTTAAATACGGTTGACGCCCACTCTAAAGTATTGTTTTTGTGTTCACCAAATAATCCAACAGGGAATAGTTTTGAGTCGGCTTCTATTGAAAAGATAATTAAGTCTTTCAAAGGAATTGTTGTAATCGATGAAGCTTATATCGATTTTTCAAATGAAGAAAGTTGGTCAAGCCGTTTAAGTGAATTTCCTAATTTAATAGTAACACAAACACTTTCAAAAGCTTATGGTATGGCTGGTATCCGATTAGGAATTTGTTATGCTTCCGAAGAAATCATTTCGGTTTTAAATCGCATAAAACCACCGTATAATGTTAATGAATTAACACAATTAAGAGCTATTGAGCGGTTAAGTAGACCAAATGATGTTAAAGCTGAAGTAGAGCACATTCTGAAAGAACGGGGCAATTTGATTTTAGCATTAAAAAGTATTGCCTTTGTTTCTAAAATTTATCCGTCCGATGCAAATTTTGTTTTGGTAAAGGTTGATGATGCTACAAAACGTTACAGCCAATTAATTGAAAAAGGAATTGTTATTAGAAACCGCACTACGCAACCCGGTTGCGAAAATTGTTTGCGATTAACTATAGGGACGACAGAGGAGAACAAGAAATTGATAAAAACTTTAAAAGAAATATAG
- the hisB gene encoding bifunctional histidinol-phosphatase/imidazoleglycerol-phosphate dehydratase HisB, with the protein MKKVLFIDRDGTLVVEPPVDYQLDSLEKLEFYPKVFQYMAKIANELDFELVMVTNQDGLGTKSFPEDTFWPAQNKIIKAFENEGVVFSEIVIDKTFPHENAPTRKPKTGLLTKYFSEAYDLENSFVLGDRITDMELAKNLGAKGIYLSENPELGADEIETSKKEILDGVVLTSTDWAEIYEFLKLKDRVEEITRNTNETQIYIKLNLDGSGKNEIDTGLSFFDHMLDQIGRHGAMDLTVKVNGDLEVDEHHTIEDTMIALGELFNKTLGNKLGIERYGFCLPMDDCLAQVAVDFGGRNWLEWDADFKREKIGDMPTEMFYHLFKSFTDGAKCNLNIKAEGVNEHHKIEGIFKAFAKAMKMAVKRDANKMFLPSTKGML; encoded by the coding sequence ATGAAAAAAGTATTATTTATAGATCGCGATGGCACTTTGGTGGTAGAACCGCCCGTTGATTACCAATTGGACAGTTTGGAAAAATTGGAGTTCTACCCTAAAGTATTTCAGTATATGGCCAAAATAGCCAACGAATTGGATTTCGAATTGGTAATGGTCACCAACCAAGATGGCTTAGGTACAAAGTCTTTTCCTGAGGACACGTTTTGGCCGGCTCAAAATAAAATAATTAAAGCCTTCGAGAATGAAGGTGTTGTGTTTTCAGAAATTGTGATCGATAAAACATTTCCTCATGAAAATGCACCAACAAGAAAGCCAAAAACCGGATTGTTGACCAAGTATTTTTCTGAAGCATACGATTTGGAAAACTCGTTTGTTTTAGGCGACAGAATTACTGATATGGAACTGGCTAAAAATTTAGGTGCTAAAGGCATTTATCTTTCTGAAAACCCTGAACTGGGAGCTGATGAAATTGAAACTTCAAAAAAGGAAATTTTAGATGGTGTAGTGTTAACGAGCACCGATTGGGCAGAAATTTATGAGTTTTTAAAACTTAAAGATAGAGTTGAAGAAATTACTCGTAACACTAATGAAACACAGATATATATTAAATTAAATTTAGATGGTTCAGGCAAAAATGAAATCGACACGGGTTTATCGTTTTTTGATCACATGCTCGACCAAATTGGGCGTCATGGCGCCATGGATTTAACCGTAAAAGTAAACGGCGATTTAGAAGTTGATGAACACCATACCATAGAAGATACCATGATAGCTCTTGGCGAATTGTTCAACAAAACTTTGGGCAACAAGTTAGGTATTGAGCGCTATGGCTTTTGTTTGCCTATGGACGATTGTTTAGCACAGGTTGCGGTTGATTTTGGCGGAAGAAATTGGCTGGAATGGGATGCCGATTTCAAGCGTGAAAAAATTGGCGATATGCCTACCGAAATGTTCTATCATTTGTTTAAATCGTTTACTGATGGAGCGAAATGCAACTTGAATATTAAGGCGGAAGGTGTTAATGAACACCACAAGATAGAAGGTATATTCAAAGCTTTTGCCAAAGCCATGAAAATGGCGGTAAAACGCGATGCCAACAAAATGTTTTTACCTTCAACAAAAGGGATGTTATAA
- the hisH gene encoding imidazole glycerol phosphate synthase subunit HisH, with amino-acid sequence MKLVIINYGAGNIKSIQFAFKRLGYDAILSNNPEEIKSADKVIFPGVGEASSAMNMLKESGLDTLIPTLKQPVLGICLGMQLLCRYTEEGNTMGLGVFDTDVKRFADTVKVPQMGWNVIKELKSDLFNGIKENEYMYLVHSYYAEHCNQTIAKTDYGINYASALKHDNFYGVQFHPEKSSTAGAKILQNFLEL; translated from the coding sequence TTGAAATTAGTCATTATAAATTACGGAGCAGGGAATATTAAAAGTATCCAATTTGCATTTAAGCGGTTAGGGTATGACGCAATTTTGTCTAATAATCCAGAGGAAATAAAGTCGGCAGACAAAGTTATTTTTCCAGGAGTAGGTGAAGCAAGCTCTGCCATGAACATGTTAAAGGAAAGTGGTTTAGACACTTTAATACCTACCTTAAAGCAACCTGTTTTGGGTATTTGCTTAGGCATGCAGTTACTTTGCAGGTATACAGAAGAAGGCAATACAATGGGCCTAGGTGTTTTTGATACCGATGTAAAGCGTTTTGCTGATACTGTAAAAGTGCCACAAATGGGTTGGAATGTTATTAAAGAACTAAAATCTGATTTGTTTAACGGCATTAAAGAGAATGAATATATGTATTTGGTACACAGCTATTATGCGGAGCATTGTAACCAAACCATAGCTAAAACTGATTACGGCATTAATTATGCATCTGCGCTTAAGCACGACAATTTTTATGGCGTTCAGTTTCATCCCGAAAAGAGCAGTACAGCAGGAGCTAAAATTTTACAAAACTTTTTAGAGTTATAA
- the hisA gene encoding 1-(5-phosphoribosyl)-5-[(5-phosphoribosylamino)methylideneamino]imidazole-4-carboxamide isomerase, with translation MRIIPAIDIIDGKCVRLTKGDYDTKKVYNENPLEVAKMFEAAGIQYLHLVDLDGAKAQHIVNYKVLEQIASKTKLKIDFGGGLKSNEDLHIAFNSGARQITGGSIAVKNPKIFEGWLSKYGSEKIILGADSNNGKIAISGWQEDSTEDLIPFIKEYQKKGIQYVICTDISKDGMLEGPSVDLYKKIISDCSNSSNGQSIKLIASGGISAIEELPVLKEIGCEGVIIGKAIYENRISLQQLEKFV, from the coding sequence ATGAGAATTATACCAGCTATTGATATTATTGACGGTAAGTGTGTCCGTTTAACTAAGGGCGATTATGACACCAAAAAAGTATATAACGAAAACCCTTTAGAAGTGGCCAAAATGTTTGAAGCCGCAGGCATTCAATATTTACATTTAGTTGATTTGGATGGTGCTAAAGCACAGCATATAGTCAATTACAAAGTATTGGAGCAAATTGCCTCAAAAACCAAATTAAAGATTGATTTTGGCGGCGGATTGAAATCTAACGAAGATCTGCACATTGCCTTTAATTCTGGTGCTCGCCAAATTACAGGAGGAAGTATCGCTGTAAAGAACCCTAAAATTTTTGAAGGTTGGTTAAGCAAATACGGAAGTGAAAAAATAATTCTTGGGGCCGATAGTAACAATGGGAAAATAGCTATAAGTGGATGGCAGGAAGATAGCACCGAAGACTTAATTCCGTTTATAAAAGAGTATCAAAAAAAAGGCATCCAATACGTGATTTGCACTGATATTTCAAAGGATGGCATGCTTGAAGGTCCATCGGTCGACTTGTACAAAAAAATCATCTCCGATTGCAGCAACAGTAGCAATGGGCAATCTATAAAACTAATTGCTTCAGGTGGCATTTCAGCCATAGAAGAATTGCCTGTTTTAAAAGAGATTGGCTGTGAGGGTGTTATTATAGGAAAGGCTATTTATGAAAATAGAATTAGTTTACAGCAATTAGAAAAATTTGTATAA
- the hisF gene encoding imidazole glycerol phosphate synthase subunit HisF encodes MLTKRIIPCLDIKNGRTVKGVNFVDLRDAGDPVELAKQYADYGADELVFLDISATIEGRATTLDMVLHVAEQVNIPFTVGGGISSIEDVDALLQCGADKVSINSSAVKRPELVNELADKFGSQCVVVAIDAKKVDGAWKVHLAGGSIPTDIDLFEWAKEVEIRGAGEILFTSMNHDGTKNGFANEALAKLSGELNIPIIASGGAGNVQHFIDTFKEGKADAALAASVFHFGEIPIPELKTELKKHNIEVRL; translated from the coding sequence ATGCTTACAAAACGAATTATACCTTGCTTGGATATTAAAAACGGACGTACCGTTAAAGGCGTTAATTTTGTCGACCTTCGTGATGCAGGAGATCCTGTTGAGTTGGCCAAACAATATGCCGATTATGGGGCTGACGAATTGGTTTTTCTGGATATTTCGGCTACTATAGAAGGCCGTGCAACGACTTTAGATATGGTATTGCATGTCGCGGAACAAGTTAACATTCCATTTACCGTTGGCGGAGGTATATCATCAATTGAAGATGTCGATGCGCTTCTGCAATGCGGAGCCGATAAAGTTTCCATTAATTCATCGGCAGTAAAACGACCAGAATTGGTAAACGAGTTGGCCGATAAATTTGGAAGCCAATGTGTTGTTGTGGCTATTGATGCCAAAAAAGTTGATGGTGCTTGGAAAGTACATTTGGCTGGCGGAAGCATTCCAACAGATATTGATTTGTTTGAGTGGGCTAAAGAAGTTGAAATACGTGGTGCTGGTGAAATTTTGTTCACATCCATGAATCATGACGGCACTAAAAACGGATTTGCCAATGAAGCTTTGGCTAAGTTATCTGGGGAATTAAATATTCCTATTATTGCCTCTGGTGGCGCCGGAAATGTTCAGCATTTTATTGATACCTTTAAGGAAGGAAAGGCTGATGCGGCATTAGCTGCCAGTGTTTTCCATTTTGGTGAAATACCAATTCCAGAATTAAAAACAGAACTAAAAAAACATAATATCGAAGTCCGACTTTGA
- the hisIE gene encoding bifunctional phosphoribosyl-AMP cyclohydrolase/phosphoribosyl-ATP diphosphatase HisIE — MEIKYDAHGLVPAIIQDATTKNILMLGYMNEEAYNKTLETKKVTFFSRSKKRLWTKGEESGNFLNLVDIKNDCDKDTLLVRVNPVGPICHKGTDNCWGEENNTSYGFFSTLEGVIAERVANKDTAKSYVASLFSKGINKIAQKVGEEAVETVIEAMDNNDDLFLYESADLLFHYLMLLQAKGFTLKDIEEELKNRHK, encoded by the coding sequence ATGGAAATTAAATACGACGCACATGGTTTAGTGCCAGCAATAATTCAAGATGCTACAACAAAAAATATATTGATGCTGGGCTATATGAACGAAGAAGCCTACAACAAAACCCTTGAAACTAAAAAGGTGACCTTTTTCAGTAGAAGCAAAAAACGCTTGTGGACAAAAGGTGAAGAAAGCGGAAACTTTTTAAACCTAGTAGATATAAAAAACGATTGCGATAAAGATACGCTTTTAGTTCGTGTTAATCCAGTTGGGCCAATATGTCACAAGGGAACAGACAATTGCTGGGGGGAAGAAAACAACACGTCTTATGGGTTCTTTTCAACTTTAGAAGGCGTTATTGCTGAACGTGTAGCCAATAAAGATACCGCTAAATCGTATGTAGCCAGTCTGTTTTCAAAAGGCATCAATAAAATAGCTCAAAAGGTAGGTGAGGAAGCTGTTGAAACCGTGATTGAAGCAATGGACAATAACGATGATTTGTTTTTATACGAATCTGCAGACTTGCTTTTCCACTACTTAATGCTGTTACAGGCCAAAGGGTTTACATTAAAGGATATAGAAGAGGAGCTCAAGAACAGACATAAATAA
- a CDS encoding tRNA pseudouridine(38-40) synthase TruA → MKKYFYVIDIQYLGYRFHGWQKQPTVKTLHLMVDRTLNYILEGKPFKSLSSGRTDAMVSAEHAAFELFLEEPIEDQAYFLDWFNYNLPQDIRALSIKEVDRKFNIINHSKIKEYLYLFTYGQKCHPFCAPIMTTILDDLNIDVMKEGAKLFEGEHYLKTYCYKPSENGVYYRTILTCELVENTIYTASYFPEKSYILRVQGKGFMRNQIRLMMGTLIDLGKGNLSLDDIKASLEPQNNIKMNYIAPASGLILKNIDFL, encoded by the coding sequence ATGAAAAAGTATTTCTACGTCATCGATATCCAGTATTTGGGTTATCGTTTTCATGGTTGGCAAAAGCAACCTACCGTTAAAACACTTCATTTAATGGTAGACAGAACGTTAAACTACATTCTAGAAGGTAAGCCGTTTAAAAGCCTAAGTTCTGGAAGAACGGATGCCATGGTATCGGCAGAGCATGCTGCTTTCGAGTTGTTTTTGGAGGAGCCCATTGAAGATCAAGCTTATTTTTTAGATTGGTTTAACTATAACCTCCCACAAGATATTCGAGCTTTAAGCATTAAGGAAGTTGATAGGAAGTTCAACATAATCAACCACTCAAAAATAAAGGAATACCTTTATTTGTTTACTTATGGTCAAAAATGCCACCCCTTTTGCGCCCCCATCATGACAACTATTCTGGACGATTTAAACATCGATGTTATGAAAGAAGGCGCAAAACTGTTTGAGGGTGAACATTACTTAAAAACCTATTGTTATAAACCTTCGGAAAACGGCGTTTATTATCGTACTATTTTAACTTGCGAATTGGTCGAAAACACAATTTATACAGCAAGTTACTTTCCTGAAAAATCTTATATACTGAGGGTTCAGGGCAAAGGGTTTATGCGCAATCAAATTCGGTTGATGATGGGCACACTTATCGATTTAGGAAAAGGCAATTTATCGCTTGACGATATTAAGGCGAGCTTAGAGCCTCAAAATAATATTAAAATGAACTACATCGCTCCAGCATCTGGCTTGATTCTCAAAAACATCGATTTTTTATAG
- a CDS encoding DUF1328 domain-containing protein, whose translation MLRWTIIFVVIALIAGVLGFGGVAGASAGIAKICFYIFLALFLISLIRGFMKK comes from the coding sequence ATGTTACGTTGGACAATTATCTTTGTAGTCATTGCCCTTATTGCTGGAGTTTTAGGCTTTGGAGGGGTTGCTGGTGCTTCAGCTGGTATCGCTAAAATTTGTTTCTATATCTTTTTAGCACTTTTTTTAATCTCCCTTATAAGAGGTTTTATGAAAAAATAG
- a CDS encoding DNA starvation/stationary phase protection protein yields MNYLNIKDEDLLKVVVELNTLLADYHIYYQKLRSNHWNILGKNFFDLHLKFEELYTDARVKIDEIAERILTLKYHPMSKLEDYLKVSSITEAAPLKSDKAMIEETLKDHKIILAQMSKVIEVANSVSDEGTIDLIGAYIRELEKYSWMLDAWSKDTTASLKESMIEMS; encoded by the coding sequence ATGAACTATTTAAATATTAAAGATGAAGATTTGTTGAAAGTTGTTGTAGAACTCAACACCTTACTGGCAGATTACCACATTTATTATCAAAAACTAAGAAGTAATCATTGGAATATTTTAGGTAAAAACTTTTTCGATTTGCATTTAAAGTTTGAAGAGCTGTATACCGATGCCCGAGTTAAAATTGATGAAATAGCCGAACGTATATTAACTTTAAAGTATCATCCCATGAGCAAACTTGAAGACTACTTAAAAGTATCTTCCATTACGGAAGCAGCTCCCTTAAAGTCCGATAAAGCCATGATTGAAGAAACTCTAAAAGACCATAAGATAATATTGGCTCAAATGTCTAAAGTAATAGAAGTCGCCAATAGTGTATCCGATGAAGGTACTATAGATTTAATAGGAGCCTACATAAGAGAATTAGAAAAATACAGCTGGATGCTCGATGCTTGGAGTAAAGATACTACGGCATCACTTAAAGAAAGCATGATAGAAATGTCGTAA